A region of Lichenibacterium dinghuense DNA encodes the following proteins:
- a CDS encoding ComEC/Rec2 family competence protein: protein MPNAFRGGGSAGVAQGAWPRRAAALSARLGGLSLARSWAEEWDERRPFLWLPVAAGAGVFLYLAAEREPVLWLPLAALALCVGACVALRGRPGPLGAALLALALVGGFVSAELRARAVATPMLDRVRILKLTGTIEEVDLRPAGARVLLAVTGADGIDAARVPRRVRLTTKRLGDLAAGSAVAVTARLLPPARAAAPDEYDFARDAFFSGIGAVGTALGRIAPTAAGDDSGWAARLHRAVDRARNALAIRVSAVVGDGDTGAIAAAMVTGKRDLLSAEGREVIREAGIFHIITIAGVQMTLVAGLLFGAVRRLLALSPELALRRPIKAWAAGVALLGAVAYDIGTGSRVGTQRALFMTAIMLAAAIAGRRALTMRNLGFAALLVVAIEPEQVAGASFQLSFAAVSALIAVQEARTRRAPDDLFAEPKPRAPRAPPWRGRAGRAAASVLHLLTATVFATLATASFMAAEFHELSPYVFVGNPLTLAMIEFFAVPGALLGTLLYPLGLDAPVWHWVGWGIRAVLWVARILGAAPMSTLHLPAFVPWALPCLALALLSVVIWRTALLRLTAVPLLALGLTGAACGPSADLIVAPTGDALAVRGPDGTLGTLGRASGFTAAQWLRADGDARDAEALGKAALVAPGARCDRLGCTAPLPGGGAVALVADAGGFAEDCRRAAIVVSPLVAPLPCAAGIVIDRLSLESSGAVALRRTADGWARRDARSPGEDRPWSPAPPLRRRSEPRIRPGAEPANDAGTPPDGEAEAVRIP from the coding sequence GTGCCGAACGCGTTCCGGGGTGGCGGTTCGGCCGGGGTGGCGCAGGGCGCCTGGCCGCGCCGGGCCGCCGCCCTGTCGGCGCGGCTCGGCGGCCTGTCGCTGGCCCGGTCCTGGGCGGAGGAGTGGGACGAGCGCCGCCCCTTCCTGTGGCTTCCCGTCGCGGCCGGCGCCGGCGTCTTCCTGTATCTCGCCGCCGAGCGCGAGCCCGTGCTGTGGCTGCCGCTCGCGGCCCTGGCGCTGTGCGTGGGCGCCTGCGTGGCCCTGCGCGGCCGGCCGGGGCCGCTCGGCGCGGCCCTGCTGGCGCTGGCGCTGGTCGGCGGCTTCGTGTCGGCCGAGCTTCGGGCCCGCGCGGTCGCAACGCCCATGCTGGACCGCGTCCGCATCCTCAAGCTCACCGGCACGATCGAGGAGGTGGACCTCCGCCCGGCCGGGGCGCGCGTCCTGCTCGCCGTGACGGGCGCCGACGGCATCGACGCCGCCCGCGTGCCGCGCCGGGTGCGCCTGACGACGAAGCGCCTCGGCGACCTCGCGGCCGGCTCCGCCGTCGCCGTCACGGCGCGGCTGCTGCCGCCGGCCCGCGCCGCGGCCCCCGACGAGTACGACTTCGCCCGCGACGCCTTCTTCTCCGGGATCGGCGCGGTCGGCACGGCGCTGGGACGGATAGCGCCGACCGCGGCCGGGGACGACTCCGGCTGGGCCGCGCGGCTCCACCGCGCGGTGGACCGCGCCCGCAACGCGCTGGCCATCAGGGTCAGCGCGGTGGTGGGCGACGGCGACACCGGCGCGATCGCGGCCGCCATGGTGACGGGCAAGCGCGACCTCCTGTCCGCGGAAGGGCGCGAGGTGATCCGCGAGGCCGGCATCTTCCACATCATCACGATCGCGGGCGTGCAGATGACGCTGGTGGCGGGGCTGCTCTTCGGCGCCGTCCGCCGCCTGCTGGCGCTGAGCCCCGAGCTGGCGCTGCGCCGTCCCATCAAGGCCTGGGCGGCCGGGGTCGCGCTTCTGGGCGCCGTCGCCTACGACATCGGCACGGGCTCGCGCGTCGGCACGCAGCGGGCGCTGTTCATGACGGCGATCATGCTCGCCGCCGCCATCGCCGGGCGCCGGGCGCTGACCATGCGCAACCTCGGCTTCGCGGCGCTCCTCGTCGTCGCCATCGAGCCCGAGCAGGTCGCGGGCGCGAGCTTCCAATTGTCCTTCGCGGCCGTGTCGGCGCTCATCGCCGTGCAGGAGGCGCGCACCCGCCGCGCGCCGGACGACCTCTTCGCCGAGCCGAAGCCCCGCGCCCCGCGGGCGCCGCCCTGGCGCGGGCGCGCCGGCCGCGCCGCGGCCTCGGTGCTGCACCTCCTGACCGCGACGGTCTTCGCCACGCTGGCGACGGCCTCCTTCATGGCGGCGGAGTTCCACGAGCTGAGCCCCTACGTCTTCGTCGGCAACCCGCTGACGCTGGCGATGATCGAGTTCTTCGCCGTGCCGGGCGCGCTGCTCGGCACCCTGCTCTACCCGCTCGGGCTCGACGCGCCGGTGTGGCACTGGGTCGGCTGGGGCATCCGAGCCGTGCTGTGGGTCGCGCGCATCCTCGGCGCGGCCCCGATGTCGACGCTGCACCTGCCCGCCTTCGTGCCCTGGGCCCTGCCCTGCCTCGCGCTGGCGCTGCTGTCGGTCGTGATCTGGCGGACGGCGCTCCTGCGCCTCACCGCCGTGCCGCTCCTCGCCCTCGGGCTGACCGGCGCCGCCTGCGGGCCGAGCGCCGACCTGATCGTGGCGCCGACCGGCGACGCCCTGGCGGTCCGGGGGCCCGACGGCACGCTCGGCACGCTCGGGCGCGCCTCCGGCTTCACGGCCGCGCAGTGGCTGCGCGCGGACGGAGACGCCCGCGACGCCGAGGCGCTCGGCAAGGCGGCGCTGGTCGCACCCGGGGCGCGCTGCGACCGGCTCGGCTGCACGGCGCCGCTGCCCGGCGGCGGCGCGGTGGCGCTGGTCGCGGACGCGGGGGGCTTCGCGGAGGACTGCCGGCGCGCCGCGATCGTGGTCAGCCCGCTCGTCGCGCCCCTCCCCTGCGCGGCCGGGATCGTGATCGACCGCCTCAGCCTGGAATCGAGCGGCGCCGTCGCGCTGCGGCGGACCGCGGACGGCTGGGCGCGGCGGGACGCGCGCTCGCCCGGCGAGGACCGGCCCTGGTCGCCGGCGCCGCCCCTGCGTCGGCGCTCCGAACCCCGGATCCGCCCCGGCGCCGAGCCCGCGAACGACGCCGGAACCCCGCCCGACGGTGAAGCCGAGGCGGTCCGCATCCCGTGA
- a CDS encoding HesB/IscA family protein produces the protein MAVRKRYQVMSLTESAAARVQEIMGNAATKPFGLRVGVKNGGCAGMSYTMEMADAPAPADEVVEDKGVRILIDPKAVLFLLGTEMDFETTKLSSGFTFRNPNQTSACGCGESVAITPASPEALAGAA, from the coding sequence ATGGCTGTCCGGAAACGTTATCAGGTGATGTCGCTGACCGAGTCGGCGGCGGCGCGCGTCCAGGAGATCATGGGCAACGCCGCGACCAAGCCCTTCGGCCTGCGGGTGGGCGTGAAGAACGGCGGCTGCGCTGGCATGTCCTACACGATGGAGATGGCGGACGCGCCCGCGCCGGCCGACGAAGTCGTCGAGGACAAGGGCGTGCGCATCCTCATCGACCCCAAGGCCGTGCTGTTCCTGCTCGGCACCGAGATGGACTTCGAGACCACGAAGCTGTCGTCCGGCTTCACCTTCCGCAACCCGAACCAGACCTCGGCCTGCGGCTGCGGCGAGAGCGTCGCCATCACGCCGGCGAGCCCGGAAGCGCTCGCCGGGGCCGCCTGA